TTCTAGTAAAGCCCCagctcattttcttttcttctatgttctaaCTACTCGGAAATTATAGGCAGATTGCATCATCCCTTTGTAgttaggatacatatatatatatatatatatatctatatatatatattatatatatatatatatgtgtgtgtgtgtgtgtgtgtgtgtgtgtttatatatatatatatatatatatatatatatatatatatatatatatatatatatatatatatatatatatatctaataaaaggagcccataaaaacaccaaaatatagagagaaaagtactatatttcagagactgctgtctctttcttcaggtatatgaatgagaaaagtttacagaaaatggtggtattttataccaagagattcgtccacaagtaagccaatttaggtcacccccgctgataatcttcctttaatcttcttaagcgttggttgaatgaacactgcgtcgacgatatctgatatccaagccccttttgagatgttcattacctgcttctcttttattaaggccgattccatcatttgactcttgtaccggcagttgctgctataaattacacgtgacatattccagtttattctatggttatgttcatttatatggttgaaaatagctgagttctgttgtccatacctaactgaccgtttgtgttgtattaatctctggggaagtgatttacctgtaaatccgatgtaagattggtcacagtcctggcatgggatctcatataccccagagtctttgggagatgtcttttgttggacgttaatcagggatttggctaaggtatttgggtaggtaaatgcaaaagggttggatttcccaagggtgtgagttactctcttaatcgtgtccaggtggggaatttttattttattgttgggtgtctctggtcttgtctttagggggtcggtagaaaattacgtttgctttttgaattgctttctcaattatatggtcaggatactttaaagatgaaagttgcttgcgaattagttcaaattctttttccaggaaatctggggaacaaattcgtaaggctcttaagaataggttgctagctactaTCCTAtcgatagtaatgtcatgatagctaaagtagtgaatatatgaaagtgagaacgttggttttctgtatatggtaaatttgtattctgtcgtgtctctgattattaaaacatcaagaaaaggaattttgttgtctgtttcccattcaactttaaatttgatgctgggcactaatgcgtttaattttgagaggaattcattaaaattaccccacttattatcccaaaatgttagtatgtcatccacgtatctcatccacagcatgtttttgggttttattgcatttattactgtagtttcaaagtattccatgtacagattggctaaaataggacttaaaggactacccatactacacccgaatttttgcttgtagaatgattccccgaataaaaatacgttattagatgcacataattcaactaactttattattttgtcaagcgccaaagggaaatgatctgaatagggggataatttttcccttaaaaactgaagaacgtcctgtactggtacttttgtgaatagggagtctacgtcaaggcttaaaagttttatgttgtgaagtggtatatgtgcttctctgaatttgtgacaagttaaataacctaatagataatagcgcatggaataatcttgaacaacaagacaaagttttaaacttatccaacaccccccttactgtaaatcaacatttagttttaaatttaggcttatcctttgcccttatgccagaccgcaaaaacaacctagacttcatagtggcttttgataaattcatatctgacaaaaactacagccgtgaagagatatgtttaaaaggagtgttactaaatgctttaactgatcttcataagaaatatcctgttccccgcagattcatgatagccatccactcgctaaaaaagttagatgttataataagtagatccgacaaagacggcaaaattgtaataatggacaaagacttctacctcgacaaaatcaaccagctccttagcgacacaaatacttacgaaaaactgacgaaaaatcccctccagaaagttcccacagaattttttcggaaagtaagattaattggccaagactaaaagagtattgaactattagagaaatttaaagtaattaatcctaaattaccctacttttatggtcttcccaaaactcacaaagacaatcttccattcagacccatcgtttcatgcgccggagctttcaattacaaaatttctaaatggttagctggcctcctttctccttttttaggcactttttctctaagtcacatcaaacattcggaagacttttgtcacaaattcagagaagcacatataccacttcacaacataaaacttttaagccttgacgtagactccctattcacaaaagtaccagtacaggacgttcttcagtttttaagggaaaaattatccccctattcagatcatttccctttggcgcttgacaaaataataaagttagttgaattatgtgcatctaataacgtattttcattcggggaatcattctacaagcaaaaattcgggtgtagtatgggtagtcctttaagtcctattttagccaatctgtacatggaatactttgaaactacagtaataaatgcaataaaacccaaaaacatgctgtggatgagatacgtggatgacatactaacattttgggataataagtggggtaattttaatgaattcctctcaaaattaaacgcattagtgcccagcatcaaatttaaagttgaatgggaaacagacaacaaaattccttttcttgatgttttaataatcagagacacgacagaatacaaatttaccatatacagaaaaccaacgttctcactttcatatattcactactttagctatcatgacattactatcaagataggtgtagctagcaacctattcttaagagccttacgaatttgttccccagatttcctggaaaaagaatttgaactaattcgcaagcaactttcatctttaaagtatcctgaccatataattgagcaattcaaaagcaaacgtaattttctaccgaccccctaaagacaagaccagagacacccaacaataaaataaaaattccctacctggagacgattaagagagtaactcacacccttgggaaatccaacccttttgcatttacctacccaaataccttagccaaatccctgattaacgtccaacaaaagacatctcccaaagactctggggtatatgagatcccatgccaggactgtgaccaatcttacatcggatttacaggtaaatcacttccccagagattaatacaacacaaacggtcagttaggtatggacaacagaactcggctattttcaaccatataaatgaacataaccatagaataaactggaatatgtcacatgtaatttatagcagcaactgccggtacaagagtcaaatgatggaatcggccttaataaaagagaagcaggtaatgaacatctcaaaaggggcttggatatcagatatcgtcgacgcagtgttcattcaaccaacgcttaagaagattaaagaagattatcagtgacctaaattggcttacttgtggacgaatctcttggtataaataccaccttttctgtaaacttttctcattcatatacctgaagagagagacagcagtctctgaaatatagtacttttctctctacattttggtgtttttatgggctccttttattagatggaattctgttgttacagaacatttttaccagtcatatatatatatataataatgccacggaggaaaatgaaaaaacgggaactgccgagatcttttggTCTTTAACGACCCTTTAGTATAAGCAAGGCAGTCATGCCTATAAGGGTTGTtcagaccgaaagatcttggcagttctcgttttttcattttcctccaaggcattacctttatttatacgtagcatcacgttttatatatttcataaacaatttattcatatatatatatatatatcatatatcatatatcatatatatatatatatatatatatatctatatatatatatatatatatatatatatatatatatatatatatatatatatggtaatcttGAGAGGAGTAGGTGCACGTCAAATTATTGTTTCCTACcaaggaagaaatataataattaactcGGCAATAACATTGCAAgtttatgaaatgaataaaaccAAGAATTCCAACTCAGAGTATATTTCACAGCACTAGTAGAAGCAGCAAACCTTAAGGAAGTCTCAACAGATATAATGCTGCTTGGCCAGGTACTATCTTATGGGAATAGTTACTTGAAAGTTTGTATTTTGCAGGTAACTCTACGCCATATAAAACCTTTGTTGCCatagaaggaaaaattttttttttctcatattgaAGATTttgaaggaattttatatatttttttttttatttctcttactgCATCGCTTCTGGATCCATAGAAAACAAGCGACTGTACAAGCCCAGAGTCAAAACATCGTTCACCTCCTCATAAATATTGATGGTGGCCTGGTAAAAGTTCTCTTCTTGTACGAGGGAATAGTTCCACCATGCAGAATTAAAAAGTTGAACACTATCTGTCAGGATGGCTGGATAGATATAAGGACCATTGAAAAATCCCACTAGTGTGTATGGTCTAAAGGTAGAGTCTCCTAAGTAGGCACCTTCGATCTGAGCACAACTTTCGATATTTTCATTGAGACAGAGGACAACTGCGCAGTTTTCATTGtaaaggaaataagtaaaatTGCCGTGTTCTATCAATCCTGTGTATGATATGAGCATGTACAAAAAGTCTTCGGATCCCCCAGGAGGGTAAGTGTAGATCACCGAACAAGTGAACGAATTCTGATGGTTTATTAATGTTTGCTGGATAAGTTCACCTGATTTTGTTTTGTTAAGAATGGAATAGGAGTAATGATCTAAAATCTCGTGTTTGTATTTTTGATGTATATTAACTTCAGCCATTCTTTCATGGCGTTTCTTACTTTTCCCGGTGGCAATTTCTTGCGAATCCTGCTCCATTGAATCTTTGTTTTTCAATAGGTGCACTGAGGAATGGCCGGCAGTATTGTGACTCAGCGCTCTTTCACTTCTTGATGTAAAATTCTTCCGGGGAGAAACCGGTGCGTGCGTTAAAACATCCCCGATGATCAGTTTGGTGCCAGAAGAAGTGTCGTAGGTGTACTCTTCAGGGTCTGATGCGACGCCCCTGAAAATCCCTGCCCCTAAGAAACCTTCCATAGGATTGTAGTGATTTGCAGCTATGAGGTTTGCTTGGTATCCTTCGGAGAACCCCTTCCAAATCTGAGGGGCTGAATAGGGGGATTGATTCTTAGAATTATATATagttgatatttattttattgctttgtgTACAGTGATAGTGACTCAGAAACCTCATTGGTCTTAACTTATAAGAATTGTAAAAGTTctcgttattattaatattattattaaacttttggTACCCATTCTACCCAGAGTAGCCACTACTTATTGAGCGTGCACCAAAATGATAATGTTCCTAtatgaaaaaagaggaaaataatgtaAAGAGAAGtagatttatatacacacaatgacTGTATAAACATCAGTAAGTAATGCagcaaaatgtaaatatatgcatatatagatagttTTTGATTAACAAAACAGTTCAGTAGTGGCGAACGTTATCCTAAAGTGAAAGCACAGATGagatcaaatatataaatatgaaaaagataaaacaaattttGTGACTTGTACGTAGTGGAATCAGTAGTTAACCGTACCTTGCGTATCTTACTTCCTTCGAGTTAAGAAAAAGAGTCGATTGCTCTTGTAAATTAACCAATATTTCTTATATTCTTATTAACGGTATGATAAGAATGCTTGTTAGTGGAAAAGCTTCCTGCGCTTTAGGGAGGCAAGGCAATCCCATTTTTAAGAAGCCATTATTATGACTCTCAAGAATGAGAATAATTCTTTGTGGAATAAACTGTAAAGGAAATTGAGTGTCCTAGGTGATGCCACACCATAGAATGGTCATATGGGACAAATAGGAATATAGGGGAAACTGAAGGCAGAAAGAAATTAAATGTTAATGAACATTTGACAACactcatgaaatatttttcattttgcataaatattttaagagagaaagaacatttttgttttatacataaaaaaactccACTGATTTGTTCTGGAAAAAGGCAGATTCAGATTCTCACTGATCTGATATTTGTAAGAGCGCAGGTTTGTTGCAAgtctttctttgcaaaattaacaTGATTAATCCAAAAGAAATTGTATAATTTTACTgatattttaacagaaattagaAACGCTTGATGTCAGGTGCTGGAGAAGAATTTCCAGGATcagtaattatgaaataaaaagtcaGTGTAAATTAGATTCGTTCTGTTTCCATTACAAATGACAGTCTTTTGACGTTagaaagagacagaaagacaaaGGCAAACTTACCCACAAGAAAGGGAAGTTGATCCATCCAACCTGAGCTCGTGATAACGTCTCTGACCCCGAAGTTTTCCATGTTGGAGACCGCTGGGTCATAAAATAAAAGATCGAAGCTTATCTGCAGGAAAGagtcaatatcatttttaatagtTTGTAATGAAGGCGTGAGTTAGAGGCAATGTCTAAaaatttactaatttattcagaCAATAAACAGATAGGTCAATAGCTCTTCCGAGCGGAAATTTAGTGCCTGACAAAAGGTGAACCAAAACAGAGGTCACAATACAATCACTTGTGTTTGTTGACGGttggaaatatacatataaatcggTATGCAAGACACGACTGAAGCTAAGGTATATATGGCTGGAATGCTGACATTGTAATAATATATGGTAATAATGATGTATTTAACATAACaatgatataaatgaaaatatatgtgcagatgtgctcaaatctcatgcgacatgatcctttgtgtatcgtccagattcttaGATCCCACTGGACGTTGCCAAGTAgcgctaaacttttttttttctttttgtaatgtcatacatgtcgaaaagtttgggAATTCACACCTattcctattttccttatggttcaatagatatgatcccttttatgcattggtataattcgtaatctgtgtttTTTtctacgttgctcagttcaaaaTGCGATGTGATGAAGGTTAGTGGTGActgcaatgaaagcacacttaacatgctccttggACTGGTCGAataaccacgtctgcagcattatgacactagacctaataagctcaacagtcataacaacaatttcaaagtaggaatatgaattaaaacaagttttctttgaatgttgaagttttcggctgtttacgctgcctgtatgttgtaaaatgttttataggcctaacaaaataatctaagccttctgaggtGTAATCTGTTAcggatgaatttatttgtagagattacttgttctttgaggagtACAATAGGAATGTGAATTACAACCAgtgttctttgaatgttgaagtgtCAGgcgctgcctgtatgttgcaaaatgatttataggcctaaaaaataatctaagcctcctgagatgtaatctgttactaatgtttttatttgtagagattacctgttctttgagaaaTAAAAGAGATGACGATTTTGGTTATATGTAGTAGATGGCTATTAATCCAAATATCTTAAGCAtcaatatcaaggcgtatggaacacttgtttttcaactggttaaaaatattattttcttaaaagtccttctgctcgcttttggtgcataattctttcataaggtaacttgaagtgcaagaatgtgtagataacctcatttgctctctggccagaaattgttaatagagatgtgaatgttaagtgtaaagtaaagaaatctaacacctagccaaggaataatatcttggctttgacaaaagaataattgcattggcgaatatttgctagtatgccataattttttaaatatttaagaaatataaataattatgtatgtaaatccaaatattcctctaacacatataaagtaaaggttttcaagataatttcatggtcgccactcattgtagacctacttatgttacaccaggtggttattgttgcaccgacactaatgattcATAACACATGCCCCCCTAACATGTTGAtatcagtgggcgcattctacttttgtatatatacatttaatttttttcagcgttgaggtgtaaaagcaatcaaataggactatttcaaattttatgctcgctttggaagcattattaatgttatgacaattttttttccttttttttatttaacatttgaattgaggtttgatgacgacttcgttttggtcaaatgcttcagcgatgagtgaacaaaagttttgaaaatgtttcgtaacagTCTTTCTGAAATTTTGCTACAAATGACATTTTCTTAccgttttgaaatatatgacagatttcactcttatgaaacatattatggccttattgtatgcaataatcgcgttttcgcattgaaattatatataaatatggagcatgctaggttgccagttagtgaattttgaacgaaatcctatggagtcatgtcacatgagatttgagcatcactgtacataagATGTGAGATGTATGCTGTGCTTTTTGTATACACATGTTTGGCACAGAGATGTTTGTTGTGAAGAGATTAGCTGGCCAGGTGAGGTGAGGGTGTGTGGGTCTGTGTTGGACTTTATAGGACTCCCCTCCTTGGAGAGGCCTACAGTTGTAGGTCACTATCCAGGAGGTATGCTGGCTTAAGATGGTCAGTGGAGACTCATGTAGTCCTACCGTCCACTGTCAAATGGTAGGCTTTATGTAGTCTCTGGATGATATGGTATGGCCCTGAATAGGCTGGTGGAGGCAGGCTCTGTGTGCATCTACCCTTAAGAACACTTATTTTGTGTTCTGCACTTTGCTGGGGATGTACACTTTTCTGATAGGTAGTTTGTCTTGGCTGGCATTATCCATTCTAATGCTTTATGGGTGTTGGAGAGGGATGTTGGGCTCATTTGATATTGAAAAACATCAGCCGGCAATGTTAGTTCTTGGCCGTATAGGGCTTCTGTTGGAGATACGTTGAATGCTGTGTGTGGTGTTGTTCTTGGGGCCAGTAAGGCCAAAGATAACTTTTTTCTCCAGCTCCCGCCTTGACATCTGATGGTGAGTGATGCTTTCAACGACCGGTGTTGCCATTCAATGATGCTATTAGCTTCTGCGTTGTAGGTCTTTATGTGTGTAATCTTTGTCTCCAAACTGCCTAGGAGGGCATTCCATAAGGTGGACGTGAAGTTGGGCCCTTTGTGGCTTGTAATTATTTgtgggattctgtgtctgctgtcccCTCCAGTGAAGGCTCTCACGCACCTCTCCGCCATCTTTTGCTGTATCAGTACTACTTTGGACCATCTGGTATTTCTGTTGTTGCTGGTGAACAGGTATCTCTATCCCTTGGAGACGGGTAGAGGTCCTATGATGTTAACGTGGATGTGGGCGAGTAGGTGGGATGTTGTATTGAACTCTCCTATTCAGTTTCTACATGTGTTGTGATTTTTGACATCTGACACGAGATGCATGCTCTTGTCCAGTTTTTCATTCACCACGCTGCTAAAATTTGGGAAGTTGACTGGCCTGATGGGTGGGACAGGTTGTGGGAGAAGGTGAAGGCTTCTGAGACCTTCTGGCAGGTAGGAATGAGTGCATCTGGTATGTGTTTCCCTGGCAATGGTCGTCTCTCCATTATTGATTGACAGGTCGCTCCATGTAAGGGCAGGAGTGTCCTGCCACACTTTTTCTGAGGCTATCCCGAGCTGGATGGTATTAATGCAGTTTTGCGATACTGTGTCTGCCACTGTGTTTGCTGAACTCTTCAAGTATTTGATGGGGCACCAAGGGTTGATGATCTTTTTGTACGAAAAACTGCAGTTCCTCAATCATGTGGCATAAGTGACAGATGACTTTGTGAACTGCTAGGAGCTCCTTGTCAAAGGTAGAGTACTTCTGCTCTGCTGTCGTTAACTTCTTGCTGAAAAACACCAGTGGACGACAACCATCATCTGTGTCACCATGTAACTCACGTCCATCGCCAGAGTGAGGGACGTATAGGGTAGAAGAAATGTTAATGTGGTTGCAGATGTTATTGTTTGTTTTGCTGAAAGAAATGCATTATCTTGATCTTCTGACCaacttaattttttctgttttccttgtaGGCATTGGTGGATTGGACTcataattttaacaatattatggATAAATCTCTAATAATAGTTAATTAGTCTTGAAAATTCTTGTACTGCTTTAATTG
This window of the Macrobrachium nipponense isolate FS-2020 chromosome 5, ASM1510439v2, whole genome shotgun sequence genome carries:
- the LOC135215604 gene encoding pantetheinase-like: MLSFTKLLVIACASSFLIVAGEYIGYRAAALQYHSFDDITGGGFAALQENANEYIKYIEEASAQGAQILVFPEHGLTGLTLGSTLGEYFPQTQVVPDPEAREVPCDYTDVPESSLIMHQLSCAALKHHIYLVVCLAEQFNCSQVLSEDESYLQHSVDANAMPNGCEFYDTQVVFDDAGAVVARYRKKHLFIEGHFIEGTDPDSSAMFETSFGVTFTLMISFDLLFYDPAVSNMENFGVRDVITSSGWMDQLPFLVAPQIWKGFSEGYQANLIAANHYNPMEGFLGAGIFRGVASDPEEYTYDTSSGTKLIIGDVLTHAPVSPRKNFTSRSERALSHNTAGHSSVHLLKNKDSMEQDSQEIATGKSKKRHERMAEVNIHQKYKHEILDHYSYSILNKTKSGELIQQTLINHQNSFTCSVIYTYPPGGSEDFLYMLISYTGLIEHGNFTYFLYNENCAVVLCLNENIESCAQIEGAYLGDSTFRPYTLVGFFNGPYIYPAILTDSVQLFNSAWWNYSLVQEENFYQATINIYEEVNDVLTLGLYSRLFSMDPEAMQ